The following is a genomic window from Prunus persica cultivar Lovell chromosome G7, Prunus_persica_NCBIv2, whole genome shotgun sequence.
aaacaacaaaaaacttcAATTGTATCTTTTAAACTTAAGGTTGGCTTATAAAGTCCCCACGGGCCAGTCAAATTTGAGTGGGCGAGTGTGCCAACCCAACATCAAACAACCATTGTTCTCTTCCACTCGATACCCATCCCCGCCAGCCGCCACAACCACccattttcttctccatcaTTCCCTTGTGGCCACCACGCAAGCCACCCTCCCTTTTCTccatctcttcctctctctctctctctctctctcccctctctctttctccctttcCCATTCGAGCTCCCCCCTCTCCTTTGTAATCTGTATCTTTAATTagaacaaaagggaaaaagatgaAGTGGGTGGGCCCCTctgtttattaaaataaattatatatatatcatttcaacatttaaaatgaccaatttgcccTTATACTTAACgacaaattggatgaaatgttgagatTTAGACGGTAGAGGGAGAattgataataaaatttaatttgagcCCTTAATttgctaaaaaaaaaggtcatatGGTAAATTGATAATTAGGTACAAGTTCAGGGGGTATTTTAGCAGTTTACCCTTAAATTTTCGTtctaaatttttgtttgtagGTTTCAATGGCAATTCAAGAGGTGTGGACTATGCGGGGTGGGGTTGGGGTGGTGATGGTTGCCACATGCAGTTCTTGGGGAGGGTCcgataaaaaaagagagaatttttattatcatcattttttttcacatgtaGCATTCATTTCAGCTAAAAAATGGTCCCACTTATTtcatataattgtttttaataatattttaacggACTTAACGACATGACAATGTGAATCACCAAATTTTAGTTGACGAGATAATGTAGGTCATTTTGATTTCCAAGAGTAATATGAGATTTGaccataattttaaaaagtaattaagtttttatttttattttttaaaagaataatGAAAACCCAACAGTTACCTCCAATTTGACGACTTATATTTAGTATGAGTAAAATCtaatggtaaaaaaaaatttagtggtCAAAatgttaatattaattaatatgaatCATATCCAACTCCCAAAATCATTCCACACTCTATAATTACCTATCCATTGTTTATATTTATGAAATAAAGTTTTGTTGTCGAAATTTGAATCGGGACTAGGTATGTCGTTTCCATCCTCAtttccattaatttttttccctccATCCTCACTATACatgtaaaattgaaatggggGATTCCCCATCACTTGCCTTCGTTGGGGAAACGAATGCCCCACCCCGctccattatatatattttaaatgagATAAATTTGAGTTGGGGATTAAAATACCATCCCACCCTACCCCAAAATTTCTCCATACCCAACTCATTAGGATATCAAAACCTCACGAAGTCCCTAACTTGTGAGGAAAATTGTCATCCCTTGTATAGATGagtaattatatatgaaagagaaaaatctaaatttgAGTCTTacctttttttcaatttttattacaaaacCTTGGCGGAATGAGGAAAATCTAAGTCCTTTTTGGAGATGGTGGCACTGTTCCACTTTAAGACAAGCACTGttgtttggaaaaataaaatgtatggTAGCATATGTAAATTTATTCACTgatgtttaataatttgtacATGATTATAGggttttttggttgaattatGAAAGGGTTTTCACATCTAAGCTTATAAATAGGgctcaaaatataaaaaagggatttttgtagaaatttcAACTAAACTTATACctcagtttcaatttgttactctaaagaaaaatttaagagaaatgtcaccttaatttttcaaaatccatgattcGTTATCTTACTTTAACATCATCtaattttccatccattttaAGGGTATTCAAGAGtactttaaaaatagaaaattcatttattaaaaaaagtgtattaaaaaaaaatctcaccaGTGCGATGTGTTTTGGGGTGGGggagaagggagagagaggtctcttttttctctctttttttatcctttaaaatggaaaaactaaaacaccttttaaaatgaatggaaaattggatggtgttAAAGTAAGATGACAAATCatggaatttgaaattttaggtgacatttctcttaaatttttctataaggTATAAGTTCAAGTTAcgttttttacaaaaatcctattaaaaaaaaatcctataatattcaaatttaGGAAAAAACACTTTGCAAGGATCAAATACTACACAAGTcttaaaaaacctaaaaattaCAGCACTGCCAtcaatgcttttttttttctttctaaaaatcATAATGCAAGGATAATAATGGTATTTCACacatcatctatatatataaagcaaaaggcagagaatgatgaaacattcaaaataccagaaaatgcccttgattaattcaaacatttagaattgaaattattaattaatgaggataatattgtaaatttacatttatttatattcaaaaaattaaaattaaaaacacttatttttatctatatatataaagcaaaaggcagagaatggtgaaacattccaaatatcagaaaatgcccttgattaatgcaaacattaagaattcaaattattaattaaatgaggataatacggtaaattcacactttttcatattttaaaaaagaaaaagaaaaagaaaaagcagataatggatcctatttttagggaacacaactacccattatcttttttaattctaaaataaatttaaattttttttaaaaaaagcctctcgcaagcgcggaagcgcgtgcggaGAGACTagtggaacataactacccatgttatctttttcttaattctaaaaataaaataaaaaataaaaaataaaccaattgGCAGCATATGCCAAGGGACtagttgaaattaaaaaaaagaagttaactgatcatttttggatttttttttactttaatttatagattttagtgtttatatataaaatcagCGGAAGAAAGTGAatttctgaaagaaaaaaaaaagaagtgttTTAATTAGTGGGGTATAAATAGAACATCCCGTCACATTGTCACTTAAAAGTTGGTCTTCATTTCTTTCCCGCCTATTTAACCCTCTCACTTTTCCCacttccaaaatcaaaaaccaCACATTCATTTCTTATGGCGCCAAGAAAGACCGCAACACCGTCTTCCTCACTCTCTCCGATCCCAATCGGTAAAGAAAATCTCACAGaagaaaccctaaccctagaaTTTAATTCCATTCGCTCACCCTAATCGCTTGTCCTTCGCAGGTAATTGCGAGGTCACAGTGGAAGCAGCTAATTTCAGTTGCCAGTCGGACCCCAACACCCTCAAAATCTCCGTTTCCAGGAGCGCCAAAATCAGCATCTCAGGTACTTATTCGACAACCATTTCCACCTTTCCCTAGTTATCTTTAAAACCAAACAAAGTCCAAGTctttaacccttttttttttttaaaaaaaaaaaaaattgcattcgTATTTAAGTAAGTTACTGTCGATTGGGCTTATTGGGTTGTTGTTTATGGCAGTAAggaaagagatggagagaaatAATGATAGTATTGCGGCATATGAAACATTTCTAGTTGGTAATCCTTCGTTCGTGGTTGTTAATCCCAAAGATGCCGATAGCTGTCAAAAATCTTATCTCCAGGTAATTCTGTTATGCTAATCTTCCCTTGTTTCTGTGTGTGTGAATGTGAAATAGTTGCCCTCTTTATCTGTTAGTTTTATTGACCTAACATCTTTACGTTTCTGCTAAGGATGATCTCATATGGGTATTTCCTTGTAGGAAGTACTAAAGATGTATATTAGGGAACTTCCTGCAATGAATTTTGCTGCCAATACTGGAAAGCAATCAATGTTTCTAGAAAGATGCGTTACGAATGGGTATCATTATCTAACTTCTTATAAACCTTTCGTTAGTTGTgtgtctatttttgttttcacatcTTGTCTCGACATCTATGAAGGTGGGTTTTgatcatctatatatatatatatatatatatatatatttgtttcagGAAATATTGCACTTTGCTTTTGAAATCGCAATCTGTGGGAGATTCTGAAGAGGTAGGCTTGCTGTCCTCTTTTTTCTGGTGCTTTTGTCAACTGAATTTTTACCCCTGCATATTTGTGTCCATGTTGATAATTTTCTCTCCCCTTtcatccacttacactcccttttgtttttttaaatactttttactataacatacaagggagtgtaagtggacaaaagaggagtgggaaaatcagctCCCTTTAAATTATATTGTATTTAGGCTTGAATAGAGTTACTGCATGGGaatgaaattctttttttcccgTAATGATAATTGTTGTTCTTctgttttcttcctttcccctctgttttatttttgcaggTTATAGCTGCAATCACTTACCAAATAGTTCCTGCTGATACACAGTATGCTGAGATTCCTCTTGCTGCTGTCAGTTCAATTTACCAACACAAGGTCTTTTATCtcctatgttttttttttttgcagttctttttattctttattgTGTTACTTTTGATTAAAGTTTTGTTTAGTGTTGGGATGCTGTTCCTCTGAGATATATGTTTCGATTCTTAAGAATGAGAACAAACTTACACCCAATAAACATGATTAAATGCTCCTTTCTAAGAATGAatattgtttgtttggttgttaCTTATGTGCCTTTCAATATTTCCCCTCCCCCATATTAACTCTCTAGTACCACAAAGAATTTTGTGGGATTATTTGGAAATTGCTTTTACTGGTTAACTAAAAAAATCAGTAATTCCAGGGATTTGGTAGCTGCTTGTTCATGGAGCTGAGAAAGAGACTTCAAAGTGTTGGTATATGTACAATATTCTGTTGGGGAGACAAGGATTCTGAAGGATTTTGGCTTAAACAGGTAATTCATGATGTAGATCCTCAGAATTGGAGCAGGATATAGTAACTCTACTTTCATCTTGGTTTTGGCAatcattattttgtttgttctgTTTGAATGAAGATGGAAATATTGTATCACAAGAAAGTAATTCTCTCCTCATtgtctctgtttctctctctcgcttACATTAACGCGGCCTGCACGCACAACATAATTAATCTAAGATTTAGATAGAGAAGGAAACTTCTTAAAGATATACATCTGACAGTATGAGGGTACATTTTCTGGAAATTTAGTGCCATATGctgcttcttttcttttttgtttccttttaaaatactgttaaaaaatttcatttgattttcaattttgaagttttctaGAAATTGATCGAAACTGCAGGGGTTTGTATCAATAGCAGAGGTGGATACCAAGGGTAAATGCCGCAGGATACCCATTAAAGCTGACATTCGTCGAGCATTATGCTTTCCTGGTGGTTCAACCCTCATGGTTTTACATCTTAACCAGGATGTTTCCACAAATACTGCAGAATCTTTGAAGTTGGGCATTTTATTGAAGCCTAATGGAAAGTCATCTACTGCTTTGGAAAACCAACTGCCGGGATTTTCTAAAGGGAATTACACTACTCTGAattcagaaaatcaaatgTCTTTAAGCAGTGAAAATTGTCAGCCTGAAAATTTGGTAAATGGACTTCCAAGAGAAGATAAAGGTAGGTAGTTTTGGGTTTATTCAAGTCCTTTGAACTTCCAGTGGTTTcgttatacatacatacatacacatatatatatatatatatatatatataatatacctatAAACAAAAGGGTATGCATCATATGAATGCACGTTTTCTTACTGTAGATTAAACCATTATGAAAATTCttaatcaaaatgaaatttttttcatttacaaaCACTAATCGATTGACATTTCAGTTGCCCATATATCTTGCATAGACAACTTCAATCTGTTATGATGGCAAGTATTAAAGATTTATGTTTTTGGTAGGTTCTCAGTGTCGGGAAACAATGCAGTGTATCAGGGATCCAGTTCATCTCTTCAGAGAGGACTCCAGCAAGTTCGTCAGTGCAGCCGTGGTATTCACTAGTGGCGTTGATGCTGATGTAAGGCACTGTTCTTGTTCCAAACAAGTTTCATGTGCAAAGAGAAAGGTCTGGGAAGCTTCAATGTCATCATTGAAGTCAAAGAAAGTAAAGGGAAGCCATCAAGTTGGCTGCCAATCTGAGTCTAACTT
Proteins encoded in this region:
- the LOC18783383 gene encoding uncharacterized protein LOC18783383 isoform X2 yields the protein MAPRKTATPSSSLSPIPIGNCEVTVEAANFSCQSDPNTLKISVSRSAKISISVRKEMERNNDSIAAYETFLVGNPSFVVVNPKDADSCQKSYLQEVLKMYIRELPAMNFAANTGKQSMFLERCVTNGKYCTLLLKSQSVGDSEEVIAAITYQIVPADTQYAEIPLAAVSSIYQHKGFGSCLFMELRKRLQSVGICTIFCWGDKDSEGFWLKQGFVSIAEVDTKGKCRRIPIKADIRRALCFPGGSTLMVLHLNQDVSTNTAESLKLGILLKPNGKSSTALENQLPGFSKGNYTTLNSENQMSLSSENCQPENLVNGLPREDKGSQCRETMQCIRDPVHLFREDSSKFVSAAVVFTSGVDADVRHCSCSKQVSCAKRKVWEASMSSLKSKKVKGSHQVGCQSESNFSLVSETDGSDSCLRGCSFVSYKDKPLVADPPRDLLGSSYKEKNAEECGPVNITSETLVRKEFQTQREFFKIMLMNIADDTKKANLTKVIEDLGGAITSDGSTSTHVVTGKVRTTLNFCTALCSGAWIVSPSWLKESFRQGRYVVLRAKASPQGLLKGYDVCIAAHVQPTARMLSSIVRSAGGNIISELEKVNEASKTIFVACEEDMEEVLLAVKKGIWTFSSDWLMNCVMGQELDLEAPQFAESL
- the LOC18783383 gene encoding uncharacterized protein LOC18783383 isoform X1, translating into MAPRKTATPSSSLSPIPIGNCEVTVEAANFSCQSDPNTLKISVSRSAKISISVRKEMERNNDSIAAYETFLVGNPSFVVVNPKDADSCQKSYLQEVLKMYIRELPAMNFAANTGKQSMFLERCVTNGKYCTLLLKSQSVGDSEEVIAAITYQIVPADTQYAEIPLAAVSSIYQHKGFGSCLFMELRKRLQSVGICTIFCWGDKDSEGFWLKQGFVSIAEVDTKGKCRRIPIKADIRRALCFPGGSTLMVLHLNQDVSTNTAESLKLGILLKPNGKSSTALENQLPGFSKGNYTTLNSENQMSLSSENCQPENLVNGLPREDKGSQCRETMQCIRDPVHLFREDSSKFVSAAVVFTSGVDADVRHCSCSKQVSCAKRKVWEASMSSLKSKKVKGSHQVGCQSESNFSLVSETDGSDSCLRGCSFVSYKDKPLVADPPRDLLGSSYKEKNAEECGPVNITSETLVRKEFQTQREFFKIMLMNIADDTKKANLTKVIEDLGGAITSDGSTSTHVVTGKVRTTLNFCTALCSGAWIVSPSWLKESFRQGRYVDESSYILDDKEYVLKYKTELRGAVLRAKASPQGLLKGYDVCIAAHVQPTARMLSSIVRSAGGNIISELEKVNEASKTIFVACEEDMEEVLLAVKKGIWTFSSDWLMNCVMGQELDLEAPQFAESL